A section of the Desulfotignum phosphitoxidans DSM 13687 genome encodes:
- a CDS encoding pseudouridine synthase, which yields MPTTGPDPENQPMRLQKFLARAGVCSRRAAEDLIVNGRIRINGNRVITLGTKVTPKTDMVQFDNIRVSLPQQKAFIYIVVNKPVGVVTSCARKHGDKIILDLVPLPDRIFPVGRLDKDSQGLVLLTNDGDLHNKLSHPSHNHEKEYKVTTVHPVKDTDLAAMAKGMILQGKKTRKARVKRISDTQFILVLKQGLNRQIRKMVGKTGNRVAVLERIRMANVTLGNLAPGAWRYLTPEEIKGLTQ from the coding sequence ATGCCGACTACCGGTCCTGATCCTGAAAACCAGCCCATGCGGTTGCAGAAATTTCTGGCCCGGGCCGGGGTATGTTCCCGGCGGGCGGCCGAAGATTTGATTGTCAACGGCCGTATCCGGATCAACGGAAACCGGGTCATCACCCTGGGCACCAAGGTTACTCCCAAAACGGATATGGTTCAGTTTGACAACATCCGGGTAAGCCTGCCCCAGCAAAAAGCATTCATCTATATTGTCGTCAACAAACCCGTGGGCGTGGTCACCTCCTGTGCCAGAAAACACGGGGACAAAATCATTCTGGACCTGGTACCCCTGCCGGACCGGATTTTTCCGGTGGGACGGCTGGACAAGGATTCCCAGGGACTGGTGCTGCTCACCAATGACGGGGACCTGCACAACAAACTGTCCCATCCCTCTCACAACCATGAAAAAGAATACAAAGTGACCACGGTCCATCCGGTCAAAGACACGGACCTGGCGGCCATGGCCAAGGGTATGATCCTTCAGGGGAAAAAAACCCGGAAAGCCCGGGTTAAAAGAATTTCCGACACACAGTTCATCCTGGTGCTCAAACAGGGGCTGAACCGCCAGATCCGGAAAATGGTGGGCAAAACCGGAAACCGGGTCGCTGTGCTGGAACGGATCCGCATGGCCAATGTGACTTTAGGCAATCTCGCTCCCGGGGCCTGGCGATACCTGACCCCGGAAGAAATCAAGGGGCTAACCCAGTGA
- a CDS encoding sensor domain-containing phosphodiesterase — protein sequence MQIQTEDILNAIGELETNAILVVDHQGIIRRMNKGVTAVLGYTETDLIGRKVEVILQKDFQKNHEEKFQDYVSHRKMEVVTRSNLIGIQKTFPSAEPLHHNDDIPFALVDKNGCNLPITLTINEIWSDSDDLLGFLAIISDNTKQFNLHQKLKNQASYDPLTGLMTWQQFEKTVNETKKNALADKKGYQAAMLFLDVDYFRTITYGSQMAGDRALKRIANWLLNQIRQKGTRPKDIVTARFLGDQFILYLSDTSVDGALALARRLKESFITLNLRTEESPFFTSISQGVTPITRDTRLHNAASLAAHACSLAKKKGRNKIETVLDEGPGYLGLERIIREALQQRRLILFAQQIVPISPYARTIDNNRAHYEVLSRILDPKGNLLSPELFIPAAEVLGLAVDVDRYVIEHTMTTLQKHPGHVACLSLCSINLSGLSVSREGTYAFIEKTIRASGIDPGKFCFEFTETAEIKDNDVALDLVRRLKKLGCKTAFDDFGIGYSNYQSFSRLPMDIIKIDGSYVKKILKDPYLKTDMQGMIHSAKVRNIEVVAEFAENKAITEQLKQLGVDYAQGYYYSQPKPLSDVIKGTT from the coding sequence GTGCAGATTCAAACCGAAGATATTCTCAATGCCATCGGCGAACTTGAGACCAATGCGATCCTGGTGGTGGATCATCAAGGAATTATCCGGAGAATGAATAAAGGAGTGACCGCTGTTTTAGGTTACACGGAAACCGACCTCATCGGCCGAAAGGTTGAAGTCATACTCCAGAAAGATTTTCAAAAAAATCATGAAGAAAAATTTCAAGACTATGTCAGCCACCGGAAGATGGAGGTTGTCACCCGATCAAATCTGATCGGAATTCAGAAGACGTTTCCCAGTGCCGAGCCCCTTCACCATAATGATGATATCCCGTTCGCTCTGGTGGACAAAAATGGATGCAACCTGCCCATTACCCTGACCATCAATGAGATCTGGTCTGATTCCGATGATCTTTTGGGGTTTCTGGCCATTATTTCCGACAACACCAAACAGTTCAACCTGCATCAAAAGCTGAAAAATCAGGCATCCTACGATCCGCTGACCGGATTGATGACCTGGCAGCAGTTTGAAAAAACGGTCAATGAAACAAAGAAAAATGCCCTTGCAGATAAAAAGGGTTACCAGGCTGCCATGTTATTTCTGGATGTGGATTATTTCAGAACCATCACCTATGGGTCCCAAATGGCCGGTGACCGGGCATTGAAAAGAATTGCCAACTGGCTGCTCAATCAGATCCGGCAAAAAGGAACCCGGCCCAAAGATATTGTCACTGCCCGGTTTCTGGGAGATCAGTTTATCTTGTATCTTTCTGACACTTCGGTGGACGGTGCTTTGGCACTGGCCAGGCGCTTGAAAGAATCGTTCATCACTTTGAATCTTCGGACTGAAGAGTCCCCTTTTTTTACCAGTATCAGCCAGGGAGTGACCCCAATCACCCGGGACACCAGACTGCACAATGCCGCATCTCTGGCAGCCCATGCATGCAGTCTGGCCAAAAAAAAAGGGCGGAATAAAATTGAAACCGTGCTGGATGAAGGGCCTGGCTATCTGGGGCTGGAACGCATCATCCGGGAAGCACTTCAACAAAGGCGGCTCATCCTTTTTGCCCAGCAGATCGTTCCCATCAGTCCATATGCCCGGACCATTGACAATAACCGTGCCCATTATGAAGTGCTTTCCAGAATACTGGATCCCAAGGGCAATCTTTTGTCTCCGGAACTGTTCATTCCGGCTGCCGAAGTACTGGGGCTGGCAGTTGACGTTGACAGATACGTGATCGAACACACCATGACCACACTGCAAAAACATCCCGGCCACGTGGCTTGCCTGTCCCTTTGCTCCATCAACCTGTCCGGCCTGTCCGTGTCCCGGGAAGGCACATATGCGTTCATAGAAAAAACGATCAGGGCCAGCGGTATCGATCCGGGAAAGTTTTGTTTTGAATTCACTGAAACCGCTGAGATCAAGGACAATGACGTGGCATTGGATCTGGTAAGACGTCTGAAAAAACTGGGATGCAAGACCGCGTTTGATGATTTTGGCATCGGTTATTCCAACTATCAGAGCTTTTCCCGGCTCCCCATGGATATCATCAAAATCGACGGCAGCTATGTAAAAAAAATTCTGAAGGATCCATATCTGAAAACAGATATGCAGGGGATGATACATTCCGCAAAGGTCCGGAACATTGAAGTGGTGGCTGAATTCGCCGAAAACAAGGCCATTACCGAACAATTAAAACAACTGGGTGTTGATTATGCCCAGGGATACTATTATAGTCAACCAAAACCTTTGTCAGATGTGATCAAAGGAACTACTTGA
- the trpS gene encoding tryptophan--tRNA ligase, giving the protein MKNADFLTGITTSGTPHLGNFVGAIRPAVATSKNPDLTSYYFLADYHSLIKNHDPEKRQQSTLEIAAAWIALGLDHDNCVFYRQSDIPEIPELTWILTCLTAKGLMNRAHAYKAKVQENDADGKKDPDQAITMGLFSYPILMAADILMFNAGKVPVGKDQIQHLEMTRDIAARFNHVYENLFVLPEVVVDDNTAVLSGLDGRKMSKSYNNFIPLFDTEKKLRKMIMKIQTNSLGPDEPKDPDTCTLFSIYRAFATESETCAMADRYREGIAWGVMKQELFEYINAILAEPRQRYNELIKNPTDIEEILAKGAEKARAFSVPFLQKIRSAIGIRSLG; this is encoded by the coding sequence ATGAAAAATGCAGATTTTCTGACCGGCATCACCACCAGCGGCACCCCGCACTTAGGTAATTTCGTAGGCGCCATCCGGCCGGCTGTGGCCACCAGCAAAAATCCGGACCTGACCTCTTATTATTTTCTGGCAGACTACCACTCATTGATCAAAAATCATGATCCTGAAAAACGGCAGCAATCCACGCTGGAGATCGCTGCCGCCTGGATCGCCCTGGGTTTGGATCATGACAACTGCGTGTTCTACCGGCAGTCGGATATCCCTGAAATCCCGGAACTGACCTGGATTCTAACGTGTCTTACCGCCAAAGGGCTCATGAACCGGGCCCATGCCTACAAGGCAAAGGTTCAGGAAAATGACGCCGACGGAAAAAAAGACCCGGACCAGGCCATCACCATGGGACTGTTTTCATACCCCATTCTCATGGCGGCCGACATTCTAATGTTCAACGCCGGCAAGGTGCCGGTGGGAAAAGACCAGATTCAGCATCTGGAGATGACCAGAGATATCGCGGCCCGGTTCAATCATGTGTATGAAAATCTGTTTGTTTTGCCCGAGGTGGTGGTGGATGACAATACCGCCGTCCTGTCCGGTCTGGACGGCCGGAAAATGAGCAAGAGCTACAACAATTTTATCCCGCTGTTTGACACGGAAAAAAAATTGCGCAAAATGATCATGAAGATCCAGACCAATTCTCTGGGACCGGATGAACCCAAAGACCCGGATACCTGTACCTTGTTTTCCATTTATCGGGCCTTTGCCACGGAATCGGAGACGTGTGCCATGGCGGACCGCTACCGGGAGGGGATCGCCTGGGGGGTGATGAAACAGGAATTGTTCGAGTATATCAATGCCATTTTGGCCGAGCCCCGGCAACGGTATAATGAGCTGATCAAAAATCCAACAGATATTGAAGAGATTCTGGCCAAAGGGGCGGAAAAAGCCAGAGCCTTTTCCGTGCCGTTTCTGCAAAAGATCCGGTCCGCCATCGGGATCCGGTCACTGGGTTAG
- a CDS encoding HD domain-containing phosphohydrolase has translation MEDIILAPGRYKDLYKSVSLSEKIQGLHQMIQQDFPYIHRVAVALFDTKMNTLKTFVQSAKEDRPFQFYECLMENAPSLMEIKTRKTNRVVNDMAVFNNGTHEHTQKIAANGYQASYSAPLFDETTFIGMLFFNAYQKNVFKTLDLAKLDLYAQLINSLVVNKLQATQMLVGAFRSCLSLVSYKDPETGNHLERMARYTRLIARELAKQGHPGLTDETIEHLFMFAPLHDIGKIGIPDRILRKPGRLDEEEWQIMQTHSTKGREIIDTIAGYLGVATFDQLSLLRNISGSHHETIDGKGYPNQLKKAEIPIETQIVSVADIFDALTSHRSYKPAWSNEAAFKELMQLSGTKLNPDCVRVLIENSAAVKEIQNRFSDDLRDHGR, from the coding sequence ATGGAAGATATCATTCTGGCCCCCGGCCGATACAAAGACCTGTACAAATCAGTTTCACTGAGTGAAAAAATCCAGGGCCTGCATCAGATGATACAGCAGGATTTTCCTTATATCCACCGGGTTGCCGTCGCCCTGTTCGATACAAAGATGAACACATTGAAAACCTTTGTTCAAAGTGCAAAAGAAGACCGGCCGTTTCAGTTTTATGAATGCCTGATGGAAAACGCACCGTCTTTGATGGAAATCAAGACCCGGAAAACAAACCGGGTAGTGAATGATATGGCAGTATTCAATAACGGCACCCATGAACACACTCAAAAAATTGCAGCCAATGGATATCAGGCCAGCTATTCAGCGCCGCTTTTTGATGAAACAACCTTTATCGGAATGTTGTTTTTCAATGCATACCAAAAAAATGTATTCAAAACGCTGGATCTGGCAAAACTGGATCTGTATGCCCAGCTGATCAATTCCCTGGTGGTCAATAAGCTGCAAGCCACCCAGATGCTGGTGGGGGCGTTCCGTTCCTGCCTGAGTCTGGTCAGTTACAAAGATCCGGAAACCGGGAATCATCTGGAACGTATGGCCCGGTACACCCGGCTCATTGCCCGGGAATTGGCCAAACAAGGACATCCCGGCCTGACAGATGAAACCATTGAACATTTGTTCATGTTTGCACCGTTGCATGATATCGGCAAAATCGGTATACCGGACCGCATTCTGCGCAAACCCGGCAGGCTGGATGAAGAAGAATGGCAGATCATGCAGACCCATTCCACCAAAGGCAGGGAAATTATCGACACCATTGCCGGTTATCTGGGGGTGGCAACCTTTGATCAGCTTTCTTTGCTGAGAAACATTTCCGGGTCCCACCATGAAACCATTGACGGCAAAGGATACCCCAATCAGTTAAAAAAAGCTGAAATTCCCATTGAAACCCAGATCGTTTCCGTGGCTGATATTTTTGACGCACTGACCAGCCACCGCTCTTATAAACCGGCCTGGAGTAACGAAGCGGCATTTAAAGAACTGATGCAATTGTCCGGCACCAAACTGAACCCGGACTGCGTTCGGGTACTGATTGAAAATTCAGCCGCGGTCAAAGAGATTCAAAACCGATTTTCCGACGATCTGAGAGACCATGGCAGATGA
- a CDS encoding chloride channel protein, translating into MGSFDVKVAFKWLLNFVLIGMIAGLGAVIFHYLCGLGMHYFLDMMAGYRPDAPAGEHALLPSTTTPFNRWMLLILPALGGLFSGWLVYTFAPEAEGHGTDAAIDAYHNKGGKIRSRIPFIKTIASTITLTTGGSGGREGPIAQIGSGFGSFLATKLNLSERERRIMMAAGIGAGVGSIFRAPLAGALFAAEVLYRDPDFESEVIIPAGISSVVAYCMFCLVYGWGSLFDSPGFKFQNPLELGPYILLAGVLVVFGYLYVKVFYGLVEFFKKLKVPNHIKPAIGGLCTGIIGFFLPYTLAFGYGMAQNAIFNQVAISTLIALAIGKIFTTSFSIGSGGSGGVFGPSVVIGGALGGAVGKIFHLLIPSIVTHPGSFVIVGMAGFFTAVSNTPISTIIFVSEMTNSYHLLLPSLLVCSLCYLLSQRFTIFKNQVKSRVDSPAHAGEFMMDILQTMKVGNLDHLIKKVQCVSENMSFSEFKTLFQITKQHYFPVLNANGEFTGIFSSNDIREVIFTIHIEDLVVMKDIMISDLITTTPAQDLNTVLHKLTQKNIDALPVVNETNPKELIGLIYRRDIIAHYNQHIQGIRAAHSTNQNSDPA; encoded by the coding sequence ATGGGATCATTTGACGTCAAAGTCGCCTTCAAGTGGTTGTTGAATTTTGTTCTCATCGGCATGATTGCCGGTTTGGGCGCCGTGATTTTCCATTACCTTTGCGGCCTGGGCATGCATTATTTTCTGGACATGATGGCCGGATACCGGCCGGATGCCCCGGCAGGTGAGCATGCGCTCCTGCCTTCCACCACCACCCCGTTCAACCGATGGATGCTTCTGATTCTGCCGGCTTTAGGCGGACTGTTTTCCGGCTGGCTGGTGTACACCTTTGCGCCGGAGGCCGAAGGCCACGGCACAGATGCGGCCATTGACGCATACCACAATAAAGGCGGTAAAATCCGGAGCCGGATCCCCTTTATCAAGACCATTGCTTCCACCATCACGCTGACCACGGGCGGGTCCGGGGGCAGGGAAGGGCCCATCGCCCAGATCGGTTCCGGGTTCGGGTCGTTTCTGGCCACAAAACTCAATTTATCGGAACGGGAACGCCGCATCATGATGGCCGCCGGTATCGGTGCCGGAGTGGGCAGTATTTTCCGGGCACCGCTGGCAGGGGCCCTGTTTGCGGCTGAAGTGTTGTACCGGGATCCGGATTTTGAATCGGAAGTCATCATTCCGGCCGGTATTTCTTCAGTGGTGGCCTATTGTATGTTCTGCCTTGTTTATGGATGGGGATCTTTGTTTGATTCTCCGGGGTTCAAGTTTCAAAATCCATTGGAGTTAGGCCCTTATATCTTGCTGGCAGGGGTTCTGGTGGTGTTTGGGTATCTTTATGTCAAAGTGTTTTACGGCCTGGTGGAATTTTTCAAAAAACTCAAGGTTCCCAATCATATCAAACCTGCCATCGGCGGGTTGTGTACCGGGATCATCGGTTTTTTTCTGCCCTATACCCTGGCTTTCGGATATGGTATGGCCCAGAATGCCATTTTCAATCAGGTGGCCATCTCCACGCTGATTGCGCTGGCCATCGGCAAAATTTTCACCACATCGTTTTCCATCGGTTCCGGAGGCAGCGGTGGGGTGTTTGGCCCTTCCGTGGTCATTGGCGGGGCTTTGGGCGGAGCGGTCGGTAAAATTTTTCATCTTTTGATCCCTTCCATTGTTACCCATCCGGGGTCGTTTGTGATTGTCGGAATGGCCGGTTTTTTCACCGCCGTTTCCAACACACCGATTTCCACCATCATCTTTGTCAGCGAGATGACCAATTCCTATCATCTGCTGTTACCCAGCCTGCTGGTATGTTCTTTGTGTTACCTGTTGTCCCAGCGATTCACCATATTCAAAAATCAGGTCAAATCCCGGGTGGATTCGCCGGCCCATGCCGGAGAATTCATGATGGATATCCTCCAGACCATGAAAGTGGGCAATCTGGATCATCTGATCAAAAAAGTTCAGTGTGTCAGTGAAAACATGTCTTTTTCCGAATTCAAAACCCTTTTTCAGATTACCAAGCAGCATTATTTTCCCGTGCTGAACGCCAACGGGGAGTTCACCGGCATTTTTTCATCCAACGACATCCGGGAAGTGATTTTCACCATTCATATCGAAGATCTGGTGGTAATGAAAGATATCATGATATCGGATCTGATCACCACCACCCCTGCCCAAGACCTGAACACGGTACTGCATAAACTCACGCAGAAAAACATTGATGCACTGCCGGTGGTGAATGAAACCAATCCCAAAGAACTGATCGGTCTGATCTACCGGCGGGATATCATCGCCCATTACAATCAGCACATTCAAGGAATCCGGGCGGCACACTCAACGAATCAGAATTCCGATCCGGCGTGA
- the argJ gene encoding bifunctional glutamate N-acetyltransferase/amino-acid acetyltransferase ArgJ — translation MKGFAFAGIYAGIKKNGIKDLGLILCEKPATAAAVFTRNQVRAAPVILGQQMIQKGVCQAVLANSGNANCFTGEQGIEDARRTIRIVADTFGIPRDLVMVSSTGVIGAPLPMEKFETGIPQLKTQIHTGTLADFAAAILTTDLSTKIVEMTADMDTDQGRRTITMKGVAKGSGMIRPDMATMLAYVITDAHISVSDLKQALTSACDKTFNRITVDGDTSTNDTLLCLAGGTSNAHITDDASRAVFQDLLEKVCLDLATQIVRDGEGATKLVQITVKGAATKQDAFKAAEAIAHSNLVKTAVYGEDPNWGRITAAAGRSGARVDPDRMDLFFDTVALVLQGKWQGKKAEKQAAEIMKASEISMTLDLNLGDHTDQFLFCDFSENYVKINADYRS, via the coding sequence ATGAAAGGGTTTGCGTTTGCCGGTATCTATGCGGGGATCAAAAAAAACGGGATCAAAGATCTGGGATTGATCCTTTGTGAAAAGCCGGCCACGGCCGCAGCAGTGTTCACCAGAAACCAGGTCCGGGCCGCTCCGGTGATCCTGGGTCAGCAAATGATACAAAAAGGGGTCTGTCAGGCCGTGCTGGCAAACTCCGGCAATGCCAACTGCTTTACCGGTGAGCAGGGCATTGAAGATGCCCGCCGCACGATTCGGATCGTGGCAGATACTTTCGGGATTCCCCGGGATCTGGTCATGGTGTCTTCCACCGGGGTGATCGGGGCTCCGCTGCCCATGGAAAAATTTGAAACCGGGATACCGCAGCTGAAAACACAGATCCACACCGGGACCCTGGCGGATTTTGCCGCTGCCATTCTCACCACGGATCTTAGCACCAAAATCGTTGAGATGACCGCAGATATGGACACGGACCAGGGCCGCCGGACCATTACCATGAAAGGGGTGGCCAAGGGATCCGGCATGATCCGGCCGGACATGGCCACCATGCTGGCCTATGTGATCACCGATGCCCATATCAGTGTTTCAGATCTGAAACAGGCGTTGACATCAGCCTGTGATAAAACCTTTAACCGCATCACTGTGGACGGGGACACGTCCACCAACGATACCCTGCTGTGCCTGGCCGGGGGTACAAGCAATGCCCATATCACCGACGATGCCTCCCGGGCCGTGTTTCAGGATTTGCTGGAAAAGGTCTGCCTGGATCTGGCCACCCAGATTGTCAGAGACGGGGAGGGGGCCACCAAACTGGTACAGATCACCGTGAAAGGCGCTGCCACAAAGCAGGATGCGTTCAAGGCGGCAGAAGCCATTGCCCATTCCAACCTGGTCAAGACCGCTGTTTATGGAGAAGATCCCAACTGGGGACGGATCACGGCGGCTGCCGGCCGGTCCGGAGCCAGAGTTGATCCGGACCGGATGGATCTGTTTTTTGATACCGTGGCCCTGGTCCTTCAGGGAAAATGGCAGGGGAAAAAAGCGGAAAAACAAGCCGCAGAAATCATGAAAGCCTCCGAAATCTCCATGACCCTGGATCTGAATCTGGGGGACCATACAGATCAATTTCTGTTCTGTGATTTCAGTGAAAATTATGTCAAAATCAATGCCGACTACCGGTCCTGA
- a CDS encoding MarR family winged helix-turn-helix transcriptional regulator → MADDTLHRDESLHFLEDCLFYSVNAFSRQLLKMAEAGFAPLKLSPAHASFLLILYDNPGINPKKLGILLQLTPSTITRFIDALAKKKLVKRKKHGKTIAIFPTDKGLALKPAIARVYKDFYLNYARILGPETARNLARQIRGANADLAKVSSSDTGHDPDL, encoded by the coding sequence ATGGCAGATGACACACTCCACAGGGATGAATCCCTGCATTTTCTGGAAGACTGCCTTTTTTACAGTGTTAACGCGTTTTCACGGCAACTGCTGAAAATGGCGGAAGCCGGGTTTGCTCCGTTGAAACTTTCTCCGGCCCATGCGTCGTTTCTTTTAATTCTGTATGATAATCCCGGCATCAATCCCAAGAAACTGGGCATCTTATTACAGCTGACCCCGTCCACCATCACCCGGTTCATTGACGCTCTGGCCAAAAAGAAACTGGTGAAAAGGAAAAAACACGGCAAAACCATTGCCATTTTTCCGACTGACAAAGGGCTGGCACTCAAACCTGCCATTGCCCGGGTATACAAGGACTTTTATCTGAACTATGCCCGAATTCTGGGTCCTGAAACCGCCCGCAATCTGGCCCGTCAGATCCGGGGAGCCAACGCCGATCTGGCCAAAGTTTCGTCATCTGATACCGGTCATGATCCAGACCTTTAA
- the truA gene encoding tRNA pseudouridine(38-40) synthase TruA, with product MIQTFKLIIEYDGTGFSGWQRQPENITVQGELEKVLSRILNQPVTLAGSGRTDAGVHALGQVASFCADTALPSQMLKKGVNSLMKLPIVLTACHRVPDTFHAQYSAVSKEYHYYILNRETPCAVGKNYVWHIHRSLDMAMMNQCCESICGTHDFKSFENAGSPRKSTVRTVFMARMDRLDDDRLVFRVCANGFLKNMVRNLMGTLVDAGFGKVTPAMFEQILAAKDRSWAGATAPAKGLFLKQVNYG from the coding sequence ATGATCCAGACCTTTAAACTGATCATCGAGTATGACGGTACCGGGTTTTCCGGATGGCAGCGGCAACCGGAAAACATCACCGTTCAAGGAGAGCTGGAAAAAGTATTATCCAGGATACTCAACCAGCCCGTCACCCTTGCCGGCTCCGGTCGCACCGATGCCGGGGTCCATGCATTGGGCCAGGTGGCCTCTTTTTGTGCAGACACAGCCCTGCCGTCCCAGATGCTGAAAAAAGGGGTTAACAGCCTGATGAAACTTCCCATTGTCTTAACAGCATGCCACCGGGTGCCTGATACATTTCATGCACAATATTCTGCGGTTTCCAAGGAATACCACTATTATATTCTGAACCGGGAAACCCCCTGTGCCGTCGGCAAAAATTATGTCTGGCACATTCACCGTTCATTGGATATGGCCATGATGAACCAGTGCTGTGAATCGATATGCGGCACCCATGATTTCAAATCATTTGAAAATGCGGGATCTCCCAGAAAATCCACTGTCCGGACGGTGTTCATGGCACGGATGGACCGGCTGGACGATGACCGGCTGGTATTCAGGGTCTGCGCCAATGGATTTTTAAAAAACATGGTTCGGAATCTGATGGGAACACTGGTGGATGCAGGGTTTGGAAAAGTGACCCCTGCCATGTTTGAACAGATTCTGGCGGCAAAAGACCGGTCTTGGGCCGGGGCAACCGCGCCGGCTAAAGGATTGTTTCTCAAACAGGTGAACTATGGGTGA